In a single window of the Streptococcus ilei genome:
- the trmB gene encoding tRNA (guanosine(46)-N7)-methyltransferase TrmB, whose protein sequence is MRVRNRKGATELLEANPQYVILKPEEAKGKWHEIFGNDHPIHIEVGSGKGAFITGMAKQNPTINYIGIDIQKSVLSYALDKVLEADVPNIKLLWVDGDSLTNYFEDGEIDQLYLNFSDPWPKKRHEKRRLTYKSFLDTFKQILPEYGEIHFKTDNRGLFEYSLVSFSQYGMTLKGVWLDLHASDFEGNVMTEYEKKFSSKGQVIYRVEAQF, encoded by the coding sequence ATGAGAGTTAGAAACCGCAAAGGTGCAACCGAATTATTAGAAGCCAATCCGCAATATGTCATTTTGAAACCAGAAGAAGCCAAAGGGAAGTGGCATGAGATTTTTGGAAATGACCATCCGATTCATATTGAAGTGGGAAGCGGTAAAGGAGCCTTTATCACTGGAATGGCCAAACAAAATCCAACTATCAACTATATTGGGATTGATATTCAAAAATCGGTATTAAGCTACGCTTTGGACAAGGTGTTAGAAGCCGACGTTCCGAATATCAAGTTGCTTTGGGTAGATGGGGATAGCCTCACCAATTACTTTGAAGATGGCGAGATTGATCAATTGTATCTCAACTTCTCAGATCCTTGGCCGAAGAAACGTCATGAAAAACGTCGCTTAACTTATAAGAGTTTCTTAGATACCTTCAAACAGATTTTGCCAGAGTATGGGGAGATTCATTTTAAGACGGACAATCGAGGACTCTTTGAATATAGTTTGGTGAGTTTTTCTCAATACGGAATGACTTTAAAGGGTGTCTGGTTAGATCTTCATGCGAGTGATTTTGAGGGCAATGTCATGACCGAATATGAAAAGAAATTCTCAAGTAAGGGTCAGGTTATTTATCGAGTTGAAGCACAATTTTAA
- a CDS encoding aldo/keto reductase, whose translation MESYKLNDGRQIPVLGFGTWKAKDGEEAYQAVKTALEAGYRHIDTAAIYQNEESVGKAIRDSGIPREELFVTTKLWNNRHTYEDAVNGLEESLHKLGLEYIDLYLIHWPNPVTHRENEAWKERNREVWRAMEDMQAVGKIRSIGVSNFLPHHLDALLESAKVLPAVNQIRLAPGVYQEEVVRYCRDKGILLEAWGPFGQGELFQNETVLALAKKYSVTPAQLLLAWSLAEEFLPLPKSVTPERIASNLQCTTIELAPEDCELLRKIPVEAGAPDPDTKDF comes from the coding sequence ATGGAGAGCTACAAACTAAATGACGGACGCCAAATTCCTGTACTAGGTTTTGGTACTTGGAAGGCGAAAGATGGCGAGGAAGCTTATCAAGCAGTAAAAACAGCCTTAGAAGCGGGCTATCGCCATATTGATACGGCAGCCATCTATCAAAATGAAGAAAGCGTCGGAAAGGCTATCCGGGATAGTGGTATTCCAAGAGAAGAGCTTTTTGTAACGACCAAGTTGTGGAATAATCGTCACACCTATGAGGATGCTGTCAATGGCCTAGAGGAATCTTTGCACAAATTGGGTCTAGAATATATCGATTTGTATTTAATCCACTGGCCAAATCCTGTGACTCACCGAGAAAATGAGGCCTGGAAAGAACGGAATCGTGAGGTTTGGAGAGCCATGGAAGATATGCAGGCAGTGGGTAAAATTCGCTCTATTGGCGTGAGTAACTTTTTGCCTCATCACCTGGATGCTTTGTTGGAGAGTGCCAAAGTTCTTCCAGCAGTCAATCAGATCCGCTTGGCTCCTGGAGTCTATCAAGAGGAAGTAGTCCGTTATTGCCGTGATAAAGGAATTTTATTGGAGGCTTGGGGTCCATTTGGTCAAGGAGAGCTTTTTCAAAATGAGACAGTTCTTGCATTGGCTAAAAAATATAGTGTAACTCCAGCCCAGCTTCTTTTAGCTTGGAGTTTAGCAGAAGAATTTTTACCTTTGCCTAAATCAGTGACTCCTGAACGCATTGCAAGTAATCTTCAATGCACTACAATCGAATTGGCTCCAGAAGACTGTGAGCTCCTTCGGAAGATCCCAGTAGAAGCGGGAGCGCCAGATCCAGATACCAAAGACTTTTAA
- the rimP gene encoding ribosome maturation factor RimP has translation MRRCCPIATIVELVTEIIEPVIQAPFELVDVEYEKVVGDYVLSIFVDKPGGITLNDTADLTEVISPLLDQIQPDPFPEQYFLEVTSPGLERPLKTKDAVEKALGQYIHVSLYKAVDKQKVIEGTLVKFEDDQLTMEYMDKTRKKTIEIPYSLVSKARLAVKL, from the coding sequence GTGAGGAGGTGTTGTCCTATCGCAACAATTGTTGAATTAGTAACAGAAATTATTGAACCGGTCATCCAAGCTCCCTTTGAATTAGTGGATGTTGAATATGAAAAGGTTGTAGGAGATTATGTTCTAAGTATCTTTGTTGATAAGCCAGGTGGTATTACCCTGAACGATACAGCAGATTTAACAGAAGTGATTAGTCCTCTGTTGGATCAGATTCAACCAGATCCATTCCCGGAACAGTACTTCCTAGAAGTGACGAGTCCTGGTTTGGAGCGTCCCTTAAAAACCAAAGATGCAGTGGAAAAAGCTCTGGGTCAATATATCCATGTCAGCTTGTACAAGGCAGTTGACAAACAAAAGGTTATTGAAGGAACACTCGTTAAGTTCGAAGATGACCAATTGACCATGGAATACATGGACAAAACCAGAAAGAAAACCATTGAAATCCCCTATAGTCTTGTATCGAAAGCAAGATTAGCTGTCAAATTATAG
- a CDS encoding YlxQ-related RNA-binding protein, producing MNKQKVSNLLGLAQRAGKIISGEELVIKSVQEGKTCLVFLADDAAPNLTKKITDKCHYYGVPVLTVFSTLELSTAIGRSRKVVAVTDAGFSKKMRSLME from the coding sequence TTGAATAAGCAAAAAGTCAGTAATTTATTGGGATTGGCTCAGCGAGCAGGGAAAATTATCTCTGGGGAAGAATTGGTTATCAAGTCTGTTCAAGAAGGAAAGACTTGCTTAGTTTTTCTAGCAGATGATGCCGCTCCCAATCTTACAAAAAAAATCACAGATAAATGCCACTATTATGGCGTTCCGGTATTAACCGTGTTTTCAACACTAGAATTAAGCACTGCCATTGGTCGCTCACGAAAGGTTGTGGCCGTGACAGATGCTGGATTTTCAAAGAAAATGAGGTCTCTTATGGAATAG
- the rnpM gene encoding RNase P modulator RnpM, whose amino-acid sequence MVKTRKIPLRKSVVSNEVIDKRDLLRIVKNKEGQVFIDPTGKANGRGAYIKLDNEEALQAKKKKVFNRSFSMEVDEAFYDELIAYVDHKVKRRELGLE is encoded by the coding sequence ATGGTAAAGACAAGAAAAATCCCTTTACGCAAGTCTGTTGTTTCAAACGAGGTCATCGATAAACGAGATCTCTTGCGAATCGTAAAAAATAAAGAAGGTCAAGTTTTTATCGATCCGACTGGGAAAGCAAATGGTCGTGGTGCTTATATCAAACTGGATAATGAGGAAGCACTTCAAGCTAAAAAGAAGAAAGTCTTCAATCGCAGCTTTAGCATGGAAGTGGATGAAGCTTTTTACGACGAATTGATTGCTTATGTGGATCATAAGGTGAAGAGAAGAGAGTTAGGCCTTGAATAA
- the nagA gene encoding N-acetylglucosamine-6-phosphate deacetylase — protein sequence MTTYIQADQFFYPHGIRKGGYLEIVDGKFGKHVDQLPEGATVLDYTGYSIAPGLVDTHIHGFGGVDVMDNNIEGTLHTMSEGLLSTGVTSFLPTTLTSSYEQLLAVTENIGARYQEASGAKIRGIYFEGPYFTEKYKGAQNPAYMKDPRMDEFRAWQKAANGLLNKIALAPEREGVEDFVRTVTGEGVTVALGHSNATFDEAKKAVDAGASVWVHAYNGMRGLTHRELGMVGAMYQLPHTYAELICDGHHVDPKACDILLKQKGVENIALITDCMTAGGLEDGDYMLGEFPVVVENGTARLKSTGNLAGSILKLKDGLKNVVEWGIANPHEAVMMASLNPAKSVHIDDVCGQIREGHDADFIVLDKDLELVATFLDGQKRFEA from the coding sequence ATGACAACCTATATACAAGCAGATCAATTCTTTTATCCCCATGGAATTCGTAAGGGAGGATATCTAGAAATTGTCGATGGCAAATTCGGAAAACATGTGGATCAGCTACCAGAGGGAGCTACCGTTTTGGACTATACCGGCTATAGTATTGCTCCTGGTTTGGTTGATACGCACATCCATGGATTTGGTGGAGTTGACGTTATGGACAACAACATTGAAGGAACCCTTCATACTATGAGTGAGGGGCTCTTGAGCACAGGGGTTACTAGCTTTTTGCCAACAACTTTGACCTCTTCTTATGAGCAATTATTAGCAGTAACTGAAAACATTGGAGCACGATACCAAGAAGCTTCTGGTGCAAAGATCCGTGGGATTTACTTTGAAGGTCCTTACTTTACAGAGAAGTACAAAGGAGCTCAAAATCCAGCCTATATGAAAGATCCTCGGATGGATGAATTCCGTGCATGGCAAAAAGCAGCCAATGGCTTACTCAATAAAATTGCCCTTGCTCCTGAGCGGGAAGGTGTAGAAGACTTTGTCCGTACAGTAACAGGAGAAGGGGTGACAGTTGCGCTGGGGCACTCCAATGCAACCTTTGACGAAGCCAAAAAAGCAGTGGATGCTGGGGCTAGTGTCTGGGTGCATGCCTATAACGGAATGCGCGGCTTGACGCACCGTGAACTTGGAATGGTTGGGGCTATGTACCAACTTCCACATACTTATGCAGAGTTAATCTGTGATGGCCATCACGTTGATCCAAAAGCCTGCGATATTCTCCTCAAACAAAAAGGAGTGGAAAATATTGCCTTGATCACCGACTGTATGACAGCTGGTGGCTTGGAAGATGGCGACTACATGTTGGGTGAATTCCCTGTTGTCGTAGAAAATGGAACGGCCCGTTTGAAATCGACAGGAAACTTGGCTGGTTCGATCTTGAAGCTTAAAGATGGCTTGAAGAATGTTGTTGAGTGGGGCATTGCTAATCCTCATGAAGCGGTCATGATGGCCAGTCTCAATCCTGCTAAATCTGTCCATATTGATGATGTCTGTGGCCAAATTCGTGAGGGACATGATGCTGACTTTATTGTACTTGATAAAGATTTAGAGTTGGTTGCAACCTTCTTGGATGGCCAAAAACGATTTGAAGCTTAA
- the ccrZ gene encoding cell cycle regulator CcrZ: MDSNEKELTLTPIAGKSGKAFMGTYPDGGKVFVKMNTTPILAGLAKEQIAPQLLWSRRLPDGNVMSAQEWLNGEILTPNGMGKKQVVHILTRLHRSRPLMTQLRKLGYTAESPLDLLNSLSSQLPIALRQNNYLQSVLKSLRQTVPAFREDYATIVHGDVRHSNWIETDSGFIYLVDWDSVRLTDRMMDVAHVLSHYIPDSQWQDWLVYYGYKYNETVFGKLYWFGQYSFLCQIVKYYENNDLENVNREIYALRNFRSKYGKEA, encoded by the coding sequence ATGGACTCGAACGAAAAAGAGCTAACGTTGACCCCAATTGCTGGTAAAAGCGGGAAAGCCTTTATGGGGACTTATCCGGATGGGGGGAAAGTATTTGTCAAAATGAATACAACTCCAATATTAGCGGGGCTAGCTAAAGAACAAATTGCTCCACAACTCTTATGGAGCCGACGCTTACCTGACGGAAATGTGATGAGCGCACAAGAATGGTTAAATGGAGAAATTTTAACTCCAAATGGGATGGGGAAAAAGCAAGTGGTTCATATCCTGACTCGTTTGCACCGTTCACGCCCCTTGATGACACAATTGAGAAAATTGGGCTACACGGCTGAATCTCCGCTGGATTTATTGAATTCTCTGAGCAGTCAGTTGCCAATTGCTTTGCGTCAAAACAATTATTTGCAATCTGTGTTAAAGAGTTTACGACAGACTGTTCCAGCTTTTCGAGAAGATTATGCGACCATTGTTCATGGAGATGTACGCCACAGTAACTGGATTGAAACGGACAGTGGATTCATCTACTTGGTTGATTGGGATTCTGTCCGCTTGACAGATCGGATGATGGATGTGGCCCATGTTTTAAGTCACTACATTCCAGACTCTCAGTGGCAGGATTGGCTGGTCTATTACGGCTATAAGTACAACGAAACTGTATTTGGTAAATTGTACTGGTTTGGTCAATACTCTTTCCTTTGTCAGATTGTAAAATACTATGAAAATAATGATTTAGAGAATGTTAACCGGGAAATTTATGCCTTGCGTAATTTCCGGTCAAAATATGGGAAAGAAGCATGA
- the nusA gene encoding transcription termination factor NusA, translated as MSKEMLDAFRILEEDKGIKKEDIIEAVTESLRSAYRRRYGQAESAAIEFNEKTGDFRVYTVREVVDEVFDSRLEISLKDALAISSAYELGDKIKFEEAPAEFGRVAAQSAKQTIMEKMRKQTRAITYNTYKEHENEIMSGTVERFDNRFIYVNLGSIEAQLSKQDQIPGEVFQSHDRIEVFVYKVEDNPRGVNVFVSRSHPEMIKRLMEQEIPEVYDGTVEIMSVAREAGDRTKVAVRSHNPNVDAIGTIVGRGGSNIKKITSKFHPARYDQKLDRMVPTEENIDVIEWVPDPAEFIYNAIAPAEVDQVIFDEEDSKHALVVVPDSKLSLAIGRRGQNVRLAAHLTGYRIDIKSASEYEEMEASQEPAFEEVESDLDSVDE; from the coding sequence ATGAGTAAAGAAATGCTAGATGCTTTTCGCATCTTAGAAGAAGACAAAGGAATCAAAAAAGAAGATATCATTGAAGCTGTCACAGAATCATTGCGTTCAGCTTACCGGAGACGGTATGGCCAAGCCGAGAGTGCTGCTATCGAGTTTAATGAAAAGACTGGTGACTTCCGTGTTTATACCGTTCGTGAAGTAGTAGACGAAGTTTTTGATAGCCGGTTAGAAATTAGTTTGAAAGATGCTCTTGCAATTAGCTCTGCCTATGAATTGGGAGACAAAATCAAATTTGAAGAGGCTCCTGCTGAGTTTGGCCGTGTCGCAGCACAATCTGCCAAACAAACCATCATGGAAAAAATGCGCAAGCAAACTCGTGCGATTACCTATAACACTTATAAAGAACATGAAAATGAAATTATGAGTGGAACTGTGGAGCGTTTTGATAATCGCTTTATCTATGTGAATTTAGGATCTATCGAAGCTCAATTGTCTAAACAAGATCAAATTCCAGGAGAAGTTTTCCAATCTCATGATCGCATCGAAGTATTTGTCTACAAAGTAGAAGACAATCCTCGTGGGGTGAACGTATTCGTAAGCCGTAGCCATCCAGAAATGATCAAACGTTTAATGGAGCAAGAAATTCCGGAAGTTTACGATGGAACGGTTGAAATCATGAGCGTAGCGCGTGAAGCTGGCGACCGGACCAAAGTTGCTGTTCGTAGCCATAATCCAAACGTGGATGCGATTGGAACCATCGTTGGTCGTGGTGGATCGAATATTAAAAAGATCACCAGCAAGTTCCACCCAGCTCGCTATGATCAGAAATTGGATCGTATGGTTCCAACAGAAGAAAATATTGATGTCATTGAGTGGGTCCCAGATCCAGCAGAATTTATCTACAATGCCATTGCTCCTGCTGAGGTCGATCAAGTTATCTTTGACGAAGAAGACAGCAAACATGCCCTTGTGGTAGTGCCAGATAGCAAACTATCTCTTGCGATCGGTCGTCGGGGTCAAAACGTACGCTTGGCGGCTCACTTAACTGGCTACCGGATTGATATCAAATCAGCTAGTGAGTACGAAGAAATGGAAGCAAGTCAAGAACCTGCTTTTGAAGAAGTAGAAAGTGATTTGGATTCTGTAGACGAATAG
- a CDS encoding Na/Pi cotransporter family protein, with translation MSIDWQNILFNFLGGLGLFLYSIKTMGEDLQQAAGDRLRYYIDKYTSNPFLGVLVGIGMTALIQSSSGVTVITVGLVSAGLLTLRQAIGIVMGANIGTTVTSFIIGFKLGDYALPMLFIGAICLFFTKNRLVNNVGRIVFGVGGIFFALNLMSGAMEPLKDLQVFRDYMVELSKSPILGVFVGSGLTLLIQASSATIGILQNLYASHLIDLKGALPVLFGDNIGTTITAIIASLGANIAAKRVAGAHVAFNVIGTIICLVFLVPFTSLIQWFETTLHLSPEMTIAFAHGTFNITNTIIQFPFIGALAYFVTKLIPGEDEVVKYEPLYLDENLITQAPSIALGNAKKELLHLGTYAEKSFDLAYRYIVNQEEKLAEKGHKTEEAINTIDDQLTKYLIRLSSEALSPKESESLTNILDSSRDLERIGDHAESLINLTDYLIRKKVVFSDNALAELEDIYQQTATFVKDALRSVEEDNQELAAELEQRHQAIEKLEKKLRKTHISRLNKGECTPQAGVNFIDMISHYTRVADHAMNLAEKVQLEQI, from the coding sequence ATGTCCATTGATTGGCAGAACATTTTATTTAACTTCTTAGGTGGCTTGGGTCTCTTTCTCTATAGTATTAAAACCATGGGAGAAGACTTGCAACAGGCTGCAGGGGATCGCCTTCGATACTATATTGATAAATATACGAGTAATCCCTTTCTAGGGGTTCTAGTAGGGATTGGGATGACTGCTTTGATTCAGTCTAGTTCAGGGGTTACAGTGATTACGGTCGGTCTGGTGAGTGCTGGACTTCTAACCCTCCGTCAAGCTATTGGTATTGTTATGGGGGCCAATATTGGAACTACTGTTACCTCCTTTATCATTGGTTTTAAATTAGGAGACTACGCCTTGCCTATGCTTTTTATCGGAGCGATTTGTCTCTTCTTTACCAAAAATCGTTTGGTTAATAATGTTGGACGAATCGTTTTTGGTGTCGGTGGTATCTTCTTTGCCCTCAACTTGATGAGTGGGGCTATGGAACCTCTTAAAGATTTGCAAGTTTTTCGTGACTACATGGTGGAGTTGAGTAAAAGTCCTATCTTGGGTGTCTTTGTCGGATCAGGATTAACTCTTTTGATTCAGGCTTCCTCTGCAACCATTGGTATCTTACAAAATCTCTATGCTAGTCATTTGATTGACCTTAAAGGGGCTCTCCCAGTTCTCTTTGGTGATAATATCGGAACGACCATTACAGCCATCATTGCTTCCTTGGGAGCAAATATTGCGGCCAAACGTGTGGCGGGTGCCCATGTAGCCTTTAATGTTATCGGAACCATTATCTGTCTTGTCTTCCTTGTTCCGTTTACATCTTTGATTCAATGGTTTGAAACGACTCTTCATTTGTCTCCCGAGATGACCATAGCCTTTGCTCACGGGACCTTTAATATTACCAATACCATCATCCAGTTCCCCTTCATTGGAGCTTTGGCTTACTTTGTGACGAAATTGATTCCTGGTGAGGATGAAGTGGTCAAATACGAACCACTTTACTTGGATGAAAATCTGATTACCCAAGCTCCTTCGATTGCTTTAGGAAATGCCAAAAAAGAACTATTGCATTTAGGAACCTATGCTGAAAAGAGTTTCGACTTGGCCTATCGCTACATTGTAAATCAAGAAGAAAAGCTAGCTGAAAAAGGCCATAAAACAGAAGAAGCCATTAATACCATCGATGATCAGTTGACCAAATACTTGATCCGCTTGTCTAGTGAAGCTCTGAGTCCAAAAGAAAGTGAATCCTTGACTAATATTTTGGATTCTTCTCGAGATTTAGAGCGGATTGGAGACCACGCGGAATCCTTAATCAACCTGACGGACTACCTCATTCGGAAGAAAGTTGTGTTTTCTGATAATGCCTTGGCTGAATTAGAAGATATCTACCAACAAACTGCTACTTTTGTTAAAGATGCACTTAGAAGTGTAGAAGAGGATAACCAAGAGTTGGCAGCAGAGTTGGAACAGCGCCATCAGGCAATTGAAAAGCTCGAAAAGAAATTGCGGAAGACCCATATTTCTCGTCTAAACAAGGGCGAGTGTACACCTCAAGCAGGTGTCAACTTTATTGATATGATCTCTCACTATACACGTGTTGCAGACCATGCCATGAATTTAGCAGAGAAGGTACAATTAGAGCAGATCTAA
- the rbfA gene encoding 30S ribosome-binding factor RbfA, with protein MASHFRTDRVGMEIKREVNEILQKKVRDPRVQGVTITDVQMLGDLSMAKVYYSIMSDLASDNQKAQTGLEKATGTIKRELGRNLKLYKIPDLTFIKDESIEYGNKIDQMLRELDKK; from the coding sequence ATGGCAAGTCATTTTCGGACAGACCGAGTAGGGATGGAAATCAAGCGTGAAGTCAACGAAATTTTGCAAAAAAAAGTTCGTGACCCACGTGTTCAAGGTGTCACCATTACGGATGTTCAGATGCTAGGCGATTTGTCTATGGCTAAGGTCTACTATTCGATTATGAGTGACCTGGCTTCAGATAATCAGAAGGCTCAGACAGGGCTTGAAAAAGCAACAGGAACCATCAAGCGCGAATTAGGTCGGAATTTAAAATTATATAAGATTCCGGATTTAACCTTTATCAAAGATGAATCCATTGAATATGGAAACAAAATTGATCAAATGTTACGAGAGCTTGATAAAAAATAA